The genomic interval TATGCTAAGAGATGCCAGCTCCTTGTGTATCTCTTCCAAGGCCGAAATCCCTGAAGTGTCAATGTTTACCACATCTGCAAATCAGAAAGATGGgtcagattttctttttctgaattgTTCAGTAGCACCAGTTTTCGTTAGAAAATGGTGAAGTTATTTGTGTTTTGTAATTTGTACTGACTTGACATGTCTAGGACAACAGATTGCACCCTCTCCCTGGCCTTCTCATCAGACGTCTCGACTTCTTCTCGTATCCATTCGATGATCCTGAATGAAGAACACATATTTGAGCATTCCTACTCAAACATTACAAACTCATATAAATTTTATGAGATTGACCATTCCTACCTTTCTTTGATGAAAGTGGAGTTGATGAAGCACAGGAATGATGTATCAATGCGAATTGTCAATACACTCGGAATCCGGCAAGCAACAGGGTACTGTCTGATGCTGCAGAAGATGTTTGTCCCCTGAAGCCTACCAAGAACCTCTACCTGAGGCCGGATTGACTGTATGATGATCTTGGCAAAGGAGATGGCGAGCTGCATTGAGCGATCGATCCATACCAAGTCATACAACTGACATAAAATTTGCACAAATTTCGACTCGAAACCAAGCTGCATCTATGATCCATCCGGCATTGATCTTACCGCTACGGCGAGGCCGATCTCGACTGATCCGAAGAGCACGCCGACGAACGCGCCGAGGCATGTGAGGAAATCCATCTTGTCGACCTTCCAGATGCTGAGAGCCTCCTTGATGTCGATCAGGCCTGGAAGTGCCGACAAAATGATGGAGGCCAGCACGGCTATGGGTGTGTAGTAGAGCGACTTCATGAGCAGCTCCAGCGCGATGAACACCGTGATGGACATGACGATGTTGGACACGGTTGACCTCGCGCCGGCGCTGAAGTTGACGGCTGTTCGTGAAAATGAGCCTGAAAAATTTTGTTGACGTCTGTCAGACACCAGCAgtattgatttgatttgatttgattcttCTTCAGAAGACTGCATATAGGTAGCTATAATTGTGCTCACCTGTTGCAACGTAGCACGAGGAGAGAGATCCGGCCACATTTGAGCATCCCATGGCGATCATCTCCTTGTTCCCGTCGAGTTTGTACCCTCTTATCGACGCGAATGATCGTCCAACAGCAATGGCTTCCTGCAAAAGGTAACACAAGAATGTTAATAAATCAGTGCATCTTCATctcttattttcaaattttttttcttctctttactaTAATGACCTGTTCATGGGCCAGCAGGCCCATCTGAGGCCCAAATTTTTTTGGACCTTGGGCTTACATTTTGGGCTGAAGCCTTTTCAGGCCCAGATAAGCCCACGAACAGGCCCATAGAACGCCCTGATGGTAACTGAAGAATTTTACTGCTACTTACCGTGAGGGCGATGACGGCGCAGATGATGGCGGTCTTGGCGCAGTCGACGGTGTACGGCCCGCTGAGGCGAATCTGGCTGGCGGAGCTCGGGTTGAGGCCGGCGTGCACCCGCTGGATGATCTTGACGCCGTGCTTGTCGGCCCTCGTCGCgtacacggcggcggtggacagGATGACGGACAGCAGCGGCGAGATGGCCGACAGCCAGAACAGCTTCTTGTACCTCCTCCCCTGTGGCCACATTTTGCAAACCCGTTTCATGTGTTAACTAACATGCATGTGTGCTCGATCCTCTGATGATCATCAGATCATGGGAAGATTAAGATATGTTTCTTTTCTCTTAAACAGCAATTGGATCGGAAGAGATATTTGGTTTGATTAATTGATTGTTCTTACAATGAATCGCGTGGCGAGGATGAAGATGAGGAATGAGCATCCGATCAAGAAGTTGCCGGGGTGCCACTGCAATGCCATTAGATAAAAGAGAGAGCACATTAGAATATTAGATACAGCAGttcatcttttattttcttctttgtcTGAATATATTCAGACAACAGTTGAGCCGAGCATAAGCGGTGGGGGGTTGACATAAAGGCACGCGCTATGTTTGTCCATTAAGTAGTATCCAAATAGTAAACAGTGCACGCATGTGGTCTTGTTCTTCATCCACTGAAGCCTGATTATTCTGTACTGTCAAGTTGCATATTCATTCCAAGTACTCGAGTTTGATTGTTTCTAGGCTTCTGGTTTTGCTCATAAATTCTCTTTGCTCAATCGTGTACCgaccagggtttcccaaaccaccAGGGCCGGGGTTATCGTGCCCCGGCgataagcacggttaccgcgcggtaaccgcagtaaccgtgaaaaacaaaaccgtgcaaaatttattaaaaattcaaattattttttaaatttatttgaatttgaggaggttaccgcggtatttatattaccgtaacccccgcggtaagcctggtaaccgcggtaaccgcgcggtaAGGTAAACCCTGATACCGACTACTGAATACCAACAACCTATGCAACATCCAACGATCTTTTCTAGGatcattatataatatataactaTTAGTAGTAGTTCAGGACGATACACCAAATTGATTGAGCTGGGATTAGGTGCTAATTGTTGTCTTTATTTATCTCATTTTACTATGTTCAGTCAATCCAGGCactgaaaactacaaaattgGTTTAAGGATTCGACAAAAAAATATCCAACCCAGAAAGGGTTGCTCGTTTGTGATGCGTGCACCTCTGACCTCCCTGCATATCACGGGGAGACTACTGAAAACCAACTTGTCCCTCCCAACCAATATCCAGACTATATTAATGCACAAAAGAACAACTAATAAGCCCTGAGTCTTTTGTCCAATCATATCGGTTGTAACAACGAAAGGGACGCCATTTCTTTTCAGGTAGCATTCAGTAAACAGGTTAATTTTCTAGGAGCCTTTGAAATGCAGATGAGAAGAAACTTACAACCGAGTCATGACAAAAATAAGCAGACAAATAATGTCGAGAGCGATGTGTGCATGTCCATGCCGTCGTTTTATGTCCCTACACTTTAGTCGATCGTTCATTCTCCATGGACGATTATTTCATCACTGTGCATCTATTTGTCTTTGTTCTTGTTCGGCTTAACTGTAGTAAATGATTCTGTTCTACTGGAGTCTGGAGGCTCACCGGGTCTCGGAGTGCAGAGCAGACAGCCTTGATGACGGAGACGACGTCGGTGCTGTTGGTGAAATGGCTCAGCCCAAGCAATCCCTTCAGCTGCTGCAGCCCGATCACGATCGCCGCTCCTGCCATGAACCCAACGATCGCCGCGTGCGACAGGAAATCCACCAGGAAACCCAACCTGCGGCGTAGCAAAAACGATCGTTGGTAGCCTGAACAAGTATAGCAACTGGAGTGGTATACAGAGAGGTTGGTGTTCGTCGTTGTACCTGAACAAGCCGAAGGAGACCTGGAAGACGCCGGCGAGGAAGGTGACGGTGAAGACGAGGGCGCGGTAGTTGACCGGATCGACGGCCGGGTCGACGATCTTGGAGACCATGGACGACAGCAGtagcgagacgacggcgacggggccgATGGCGATCTCCCGCGACGTCCCCATGACGGCGTAGATCAGCGGCGGCACCACGCTCGTGTCTTGACGATGGCCACATagcaaatagcaaaaaaaatgatGCAAGAATCGTTCAGGAAAAATGAGGAGAAAATTGAGTTGTTTTTGTGCAACGAAGCTGAAGTATTGATGCTTACAAAGACCATACTGAGGGTCCAGCTTGGCCAAATTGGCGTATCCAATGCTCTGCAGGATGGATCATATCCAAGGGATAGCATATGTCAGATAAGAACGAGACAGCTCTCCCCAATCCCCATCTCACTATTTCTAGGCAAAAACTATGCATGCTCTGCTCCAATGTTCTTCTgttttttacttcttttttttctttacaaatcGTCTACATCTATCATGATTTTTCAGACTCCAAGTTTTTGATGCTGTAGAAATCATTAATGGTGTCAAGACAAAATCTGTTTGCAGTTGCTTTTCTGTTATGCTGGTTACTGCTACAGTATTATGGGAagggtataaaaaaaataaaaaaagttactacGTACCTGAGGAATTCCAAGGCTGGCAAGAGTGAGGCCTGCCATGACGTCACTCCTGAACAACTTGAAGTTGTAGGTCCTCCCCCACTGCAGCACGGGGAACACGGTCTGCAGCGCCGTGAGGGCCCACCcccaccgcgccggcggcgtacggcctgctcctccgccgccgctcgcccgcggcCGGAACGCCTTGCGGACGGCGCCGACGAACTCCTCGCGCACGCCTGGCGGCTTGGGGCTGCTCAGCACGAGCCTGGCCGTGTCCGGGTGCCTGGATACACCGAATGTGGACACCGTCACCGGCgtctcgaccgccgccgccgtgtcctccatggccgccgctgctggcTACAGTAGCAGCTACTGAAGTGTTTGGGGGAACTCCTCCTCGCCTCACTGGCTTTAAAGCCGTAGTCTCGGCGACCACGACTCCTGGCGTCTGGCCGGGCGCGTCTTGGAGGGGAGAATCTCTTGAAGGCGAGGTGACACTGGCACGCGACGACGATCGCACGAGAGGttgcgagcgagcgagcgagagctTAGAATTCCTCTCGTGTAAGCATCAAATGTATGCCCCCGATCGCGATGCGATTCTCGGGAACGCGTGGATGGACGGATGCACACAGGAGGAGAGAGGAattctcgtctcgtctcgtttCGCTCTCCTCTCCACTGAGAGGAAGGGGCAGCGCTGCAGgtgtggggaggaggagcaaaTTGACCTGTTGCTATTTATGGGCTCGGGTGGTGGCACGGTCATGGACACGGACACAAAGCAGACCACATGCATCGGTGGGCGCCCGGGCGGCAATATTTGAGTGAACTTTTTTATATTCGGGTATGATTGGCTATGCTGCCTTGCATCTGGTGACCAGTTCGGAACAAACTGCCTCCATTAATTCCAGATTCTAGCTATTCCTTCTCATGatagtaaaaataaaaaggatcgGTCGTGTCTAGCTAGGCATGTAATTTGCCTGGACCCAGATAACTGGTCTTTTAGTCTCTCCTAGCTAAGGACAAACCTGACATATAACTTGAGCAGATAATTGATTCTTGTGAAGAGTGGAAACCACAACACAGCAGAAGTCGCATGACACCCCAGGTTGTTGGGCTGGACAGAGCGAGAGCGGTttcatcttctctctcatcctttCTCTCTCCAACCCAAAGCCGTAGATAGAGTCCAGCGTACTatatgttgtattttttttacttcttaaCAGCGGGGTTTTTAGTGTAGGCGTGTGgcttgacatttttttttctgacataGCTTCTTAGGGTTATAGtcttatgatttttttctgcTATATTAGTGTGAAACATTCTTGTGCGggttatttaaaaagaaaacatgataCCCCACATATACCTTCACTAGATTAGAATACCATACATCACAGTTTACTAGAAATTTCCCTATAGGAGGAGAAAACAAATAATACAATGAGAAAGGATCATATCACATGGTGGCATACATCTAACTTTTGCAACCGGGGTTCAATATTTCAGAATAGAATTTCCGAAATTCCTATAATAGTGGGTTTATGGGTCCCTCAGATGGGATATTATTTTggcaaaaaatcatttttaattaaaaactaTATTGAAATGTAAAAAGAAACAGTTCAAAGTTTTAACTTATTTTAGTTCAAAGTTTTGTTTCTATCCCCCTTCCCCGCGGAAATAAATGTGCAAAAAGATAGATTGAACCCGTGTTGCAACAAGAGAACAGTGAACAGAACCAAAACTAGAGCATTTATCCAAACAAATATTGTTTTCGTGCGAAGTGGCAACTACTTTTAGTGAGATAAGCCGCGGACAGCTTGGCAGAGGTGGTACTCTACAACAGCGATGACATGGCAGCGATGGACATGTTCATGTTGAGGAGACATAGATTGTCCGTCCAGCATGAGGCATGTGCTTGGCGGTGATAAGACGGTTGTGTGGACTAGTTTTATCCCCTTCCTTTGCTCATGGCAGAACGAAGGAGCTTTTGTGGTTGCTGCAACGTTAAAAAGAGGGCATGGAGATGGAAAAGGCGGGCTAGCTAACAATGTTTGAAGCGATgaggaaaaacttgaagttagtcttctaatattttattttcGGTTGTTTGTTTTTCTATGTATCGGTTATGAGATGTGGAGTGTATGCACTCGTGTAACTTTTGGTTGTATATATATCCATTTATGGAATAGAGGCTGGATTTTTATCCATTATTAAAAGAAGTTCTCAACTCAAGTATTCTACAATCTTCAACAATTGTCATACTTTCTACAGTTATTTTGCGAGGTGGCAAAAACTTCCTTAGTTCCTTGCTTTTAGAGTTCAAACCTCGATCCAATCATCCGAAGGATCGAATTGGCATGAAAGACTATTGGATGTTTTCCCTTCATGTCAAAGTTCTACTATATATTCTCAAGTACCACTACTTGTTTGAAACAGTATTGCTCTATGCTACTGcatacaaaacaaaaattagTAATGTTAGGGATCATGGAAAGATGACTcatattttgttagaaaatgCAAGACATAATTAACCAATATGCTTCACCCAGCCTTGACAATCACACTTGCATTGAAGTTGTCCTTTCATGTTTCTTATTCCCCAAATCAACAAAATTGAATGCTACTAAACTATTGGTTCCCTAAGTTGTTTCTTTTGTCCCTATCATGTTTCTCTACTAGTTTCACAGCCTTTCTATTGTTGTATTTTGACAATCGTAGCATTCACAGATTAATAATCGAAAGTTGCACAATGACACAATTAATAAGGACTAGGATTGTTCTAAAAGAGGACACGATTCTCTGCTCCGATAGAATGTATAGGCAAGCCAATGCTTTATAGCCTCCCTATACTGGTTCAACTCGCAAAATACCCACACCCCACATGCGCACACTCACTACCACCACACGTGGTCTAAGCATATATCGTGGCCAGTGCGGGTGGTGCTGGCAACGGAGGAAGGTTGACGCAGGTGCCGCCGGGATGTCGGTGCGGGCGACGGCAGGGAGGTTGGGTGACAACGGGTGTGCTACAGAGGCATGCGAAGGATGGCTAGTGAGGGGCGTTGGTACAACGATGTCTATGCACTGATAGAGGATGACCGGTGATGGAGCAATGGAGCAATGGCTGTAGATTGACAGGGGGTGGGTGAGgtgttgtcggtgatatgggcccgggagTACGCAAGATGGAGGGAAAGAATCCTTCCATCTGGCCATGTGGCCGCGCGGCCTGTTGCCTCCCCCCCCCGGGGGAGAACGAGCGCTCGTGAAGCGGCCAAGGGGCCTCGGGTTGCCCTGTCGCACCCCTCGGGCCCTTGGAGCGTGCTGCCCCGAGGCCCCCACTcggctgccacgtggcggccgAGTGGGCGGAGGGAGAGGCGCTGCCAAGCGCCTTAAATGAGCGGTGCCCCAACCGTCCCTCGCCGCGTTTAATGTGGCGTAGGCGGGCGTGAGGCGCTGCCCGATTGACGTGCGTCAATCAGGCTTGACTGGTATGTGACTGGTCACAGGCGGATGGGTCGGGTGGCAGCACACCCACGTTCCGCCCCTGTCAGGTggagtgggggcaggtatgccctgtctgtaacgctccgcttttcgtgagacgttaaaaactaattcggcaaaatcctaattgcgaaaattttcgttctttgtgtgcgagtctaagtTCTGCCAAgatctcaattcaaatttgTCCTTGATCCCTCTCGTCGCCATCAAAATTCCCCCTCCTCAAATTGTCAATTCCGATTCAACTTCCTAAGATCAATTCCGAAATTCAAATCCTTCCTTGAATCCTCGCCAAATACTTCTCCGAATCCAAAATTATTCAAATCCCGTCTCAAATCCTCCCCTTGACTCTACCTTATGTTCCTAGAGTCCAAGTATCAAGGTTAAATTCCAAAATCCTTCTCAAATTCTCTCCAATCCAAATTCCAATCCCAATATCCTCCCAACTCAAATCTATCTGCAGAAGtttattttgcctccctcgggtgTTGTGGGCCGTTTTCCCCTCAGCCCACTTCCCTCTCCCAGCCGCTCTCCCCTTCCCTTGTGCGCCGCTCGCGCGTGCGCCATGGCCAAGAGAGAgagctctcttttctctctctcgctctctctcttctctcccgatGCCCCATGCCGCTACCCTCCAAAGACGGGAGCCAGAGCTCACGCTCCCCTCTCACTCCTCCCAGAACGGCATGGACGAGCCTCCCCTTTTTCTCCCTCTTTTCCCCTTTTACCCTCTCAGACTCGACCTCTCTCTCACGCCCATGCCCATGCGCGCGGAGGCAGAGCGCCGCTGACGCCGCACGCCAGTTCGCCGCCCCCACCTTGACCATGCCAAGCCGCGCCAGCCCGCGCTCGCGGTTCAATTTCCGCCGCTCGATCCACCGGCTTCGCCGCCCAACACATCCACACCGTCGCCGCTTTCGCACCGCCCACGaaaccgccgcggccgccagcCGAGCGCTTGACCGCCAAGGTCGGTTCTCCCCTCCCAAACCGACTTCGCCACCTATAAAACCCAATGCCGAGCCCCTTCCCCATCCCATCCTCTCTGTTCCTGCCTCGCACCATCGCCGCCTTGTTGCTGCCCCTGCCCTGCAGTCGCCCTCGCCATCCGTCGCCGAAGCACCAGGGAGACTGGTGCGTGCGAGGACGCGAGACGAGGACTACGGGcacccctcttcttccccttccccggccggaggccggagagctcgctcccgcgccgtcggctgCTCGTCACAGCGCCCGTCTCGGCTCGGCAATGCACActctccgttctccctcctcgctccctctcctccccttagctCCGGGCAGTAGTGCGAGTAGCCTTCTAGTAACTAGCTGGCGCtaccccgaccgccgccgccgctcgccgtagGCTCGCCGGCCATCTTGCTCTGTCCCGGGGgtcgcctctcgtcgtcggcCTGTCTCAGTGTCCCTCCGCTCCATCCGAGGTTGGGAATGCATTCTCTCGGTCTCGGTGGTGCTCCCGCCGCCTGGAATCGAGCCCTCGTCGACCACCGCCACTTTCCCTctttcctcgccgccgacgatcgTCGTCGAAATCCGCCACCGTCGGCTCCCCTCTTGTCAATTCCTCGTGCCGCCACCCTCCTTGAGCCCCTTGACTCTCCTCGAACCGCCGCCCCAGCTGCCGGCCTTCTCCTTTGCTTCCGCGCCGTGCCGccttcttccgccgccgcatagcgccgccgcgcgcgcgtcaCTAGCGACCTTCGGGTCCCGTGTCGCAATTCCTTTTCGCGTCAGCTAAGCCCAACCCCGCGCCCCTTTGTCCCTTCTCTCGCTCGTGCGCATCGGCATCCCGGCGAACTTCATCACcgctgccggccgccgtcgtgtcCCCTCTCTCCAATCCAAGCCATGGAATGAGTTCCCCGTATTCTCTTCCTTCTGCCGGTGCCCGCATTTCCCTCCGGctcgccgtcgttcgccggatTTCGCCGCACGCCGTGAGCCGTCCGATGAGccgcccggcctcctctcccttccccatCCGACGTGACGTCCACGTTGGCGCCACCTCAGCCATCGGCCCCGCTTGACCGAGTCAAGCCGGCACCCAGTTAGCCGCccactcctccccctctctcccgtgCTTGTGGGCTTGGCCCATCAGCGCACCTTCCC from Oryza glaberrima chromosome 3, OglaRS2, whole genome shotgun sequence carries:
- the LOC127765394 gene encoding low affinity sulfate transporter 3-like, whose amino-acid sequence is MEDTAAAVETPVTVSTFGVSRHPDTARLVLSSPKPPGVREEFVGAVRKAFRPRASGGGGAGRTPPARWGWALTALQTVFPVLQWGRTYNFKLFRSDVMAGLTLASLGIPQSIGYANLAKLDPQYGLYTSVVPPLIYAVMGTSREIAIGPVAVVSLLLSSMVSKIVDPAVDPVNYRALVFTVTFLAGVFQVSFGLFRLGFLVDFLSHAAIVGFMAGAAIVIGLQQLKGLLGLSHFTNSTDVVSVIKAVCSALRDPWHPGNFLIGCSFLIFILATRFIGRRYKKLFWLSAISPLLSVILSTAAVYATRADKHGVKIIQRVHAGLNPSSASQIRLSGPYTVDCAKTAIICAVIALTEAIAVGRSFASIRGYKLDGNKEMIAMGCSNVAGSLSSCYVATGSFSRTAVNFSAGARSTVSNIVMSITVFIALELLMKSLYYTPIAVLASIILSALPGLIDIKEALSIWKVDKMDFLTCLGAFVGVLFGSVEIGLAVALAISFAKIIIQSIRPQVEVLGRLQGTNIFCSIRQYPVACRIPSVLTIRIDTSFLCFINSTFIKERIIEWIREEVETSDEKARERVQSVVLDMSNVVNIDTSGISALEEIHKELASLSIQMAIAGPGWQAIQKMKLAGVVDQVGGDWIFLTVGEAVEACVTMQKGTALEC